GCACACcacataattattataatatttaaataaatgcaaatacaatTGTTTGATGTCCACAATAAAATGGTTCTACCGTCCATCTTACATTGAGtgtctttatgtaaaatattttggGGTTTTGTCTCACAGTTGCACATGAAGCTGATTTTCCTTTCATTAATGTAGTGGAAGTTCCCAAGATTGtgtaaaatacaataattaaactAAGATATTTagaaatatcaaaccattgtcttattttattttttatcaatagaGAATGTGGTTAATAAATTGAGTGATTGGTAGTTTTGAAGTTGACCACACAATCAATATTCCCATGAAGTCCATTCACAAACTGTTTAGTTGTTTACGTGTTCCTTTTCAGTGTTCATTGTTAACAAGTATTCACCCCCATTTTACAAATGCTTATTTGGACCTGAAACGAattctcattaaaaataaattcgaGTGAATCTGTGAGAAGTGACGTGTGTTAGGCTCCTCCTTCATTGCTGTGTTTCTACTAGGTCCAGTAGACTACTTTAAAATCCTCTGCCGCAACTCTATTCTCCACATTCTGTGTATACTCGACATCATGTCTGGAAGAGGTAAAGGCGGTAAAGGACTCGGGAAAGGAGGCGCCAAGCGTCACCGCAAAGTGTTGCGTGATAACATCCAGGGAATCACCAAACCCGCAATCCGTCGTCTCGCTCGCCGTGGCGGTGTCAAGCGTATCTCCGGTCTGATCTACGAGGAGACTCGCGGTGTGTTGAAGGTGTTTCTGGAGAACGTTATCCGTGATGCCGTCACCTACACTGAACACGCCAAGAGAAAGACCGTCACTGCCATGGACGTTGTGTACGCGCTGAAACGACAGGGACGAACTCTGTACGGATTCGGAGGATAAACGACTTTATTCAGGAGAAATCAGACCAacccaacggctcttttaagagccacacacaatctcacacaaagAGTTGATGTCTCTCAATGACGTTTAATCTTTATTATATTTAGCACGTTGTGCTTTCCCAAAACACAGGaacttacaaaataataaatttcaTGGGAAAAATAAGTGCCACTTCTCTATGAATTACCCAGCTTTAGTACAGTTAGATCATTTCATATTACTTTTGTTTTCACGGTTTAAACTCGCACATAATTATATACTGTTATGGAAGTGTGTTCGTGATAAAAGTGCAGTTTGATTTGCAACATATACATGTATAACTTTGGTGAAGAAAATCAAGTAGACCAAAATAATACCAAATGCAGGACTGTATAAATCatagaaaattagaaaaaaactATGGTCTTtgttaaaattgtttatttttataaaccaCAGTAGTAAGCAGAAACATATtgacattatttatttgttcCTTTCATTTTATATAAGGCGCGGGAGAACTAAACAAAGGAATGTAATCGTGTGGGGGGTGGAAACTTTCAAACATGAGGCGAGAGGAGGGACTTTCATTTGGAAGTCTTTGATTGGCTCTTTTCGGTCCGTCAAACTTACAACTGTCCAATGAAATCATTGAATGTGTTTGACCAATGAAAATACGCCATCAGTGGCGCGCGTCATCTCCTCACAGAATTAGCATAGAGGAGGGAATAAATACTTCTGTGAGCTGAACAAGAATCATTATTCTGAGTTTGTTCTTCAGATCATCATGCCTGAACCAGCCAAATCCGCCCCGAAGAAGGGATCTAAGAAGGCCGTCACAAAGACCGCCGGTAAGGGAGGAAAGAAGCGCAGAAAGTCCAGGAAGGAGAGTTACGCTATCTACGTGTATAAAGTCCTGAAACAGGTTCATCCTGACACCGGGATCTCTTCCAAGGCGATGGGAATCATGAACTCTTTCGTCAACGACATCTTCGAGCGCATCGGCGGTGAAGCGTCTCGTCTCGCTCACTACAACAAGCGCTCCACCATCACATCGAGAGAGATCCAGACCGCCGTGCGTCTGCTGCTGCCCGGTGAACTGGCCAAACACGCCGTGTCTGAGGGCACAAAGGCCGTCACCAAATACACCAGCTCCAAGTAGAAGAACATCCGGTTTCTCAACCAacccaaaggctcttttaagagccacccataTTCTCATTTAAAGAGTTTCTTGCAGAAGATGTTCACGTGAGAACGGAATCTGGTTTAGTGACTGGAAAAGTAAGGTTTACGGGACACTCAAGATTAAACTCAATCATTGAAAATGGGTTCGGTTACACAAAGCCACCATTTAATTTTCTGTCATCTGGTGATCAGAAATGTAAATTGGGAAACTGCCATGACTAAcatgttatttaattttaaagtaatACAATTGCATTTGAACACTCATGTCTTTGGAGTGATTATTAAATAtccaataatttcaaatcaaacGGAATGCCTTAATTAAGGTTAGAATGTTTTTGAGTATGATCCacacaatcatttattttcagtttgAAGATACAGAGAAAAGTACTTGAATGCTGAATGTCCCTGAATAAGGTAAGAATACATTTACTATtcattttacaatgttttgtCCGTCTATCATTGAATAACACTTATTTTAATGTATCCAtcagtgttttaaaaacataGGGCTCCGCTGGTGTGTTGGTAAACAGCAGGTCGGcgctgaggaatttgaagtccggtttctGACTTTCTTCCTTCACCCTACTCGGACCCTgagtttttatttagttattttttataaactatTCTAGATGAAGTTGCACCCTTGAAGGTGAGGCgtgtaaaaaactaaaatagaGCCTTTGATTaatgacactacacacacatttaGACAAATCTGCAGAAGAGCAGAGCGTAAATGGCGAGATGACAGGCTACAAGTGTCCTATGATATTTTAAGGGACTCTTTGCATACATATCAAAGTGTGGTTAAAGCAGCGAAGGCACAGTATTTCTCCAATATTAATGAGAGAAACTGTCATAGAGTACTATTTAGTACTATAACATCCGTTATAAATCAACCTAATGTAATTGGGCCCGATATTTCAATGAACACTTAAGACATTTTTTGTCTCAAAGActgaaaaaattatcaaatttctCCTGTTGTTTGTGATGTATCTGTTTCAACATGTTGTCCTGTGGTGTTTGACCAATTTGAGTTTCTTCATCTTTCTAGTTTGGCAAAAATAGTTGACCAGTTGAGGCCATCAGACTCCACACTTATTGTTGATATTGTTTCATCGAATGCATTGTATTCGGGTCTGTGCCAGCCATTTTTAAACATGCTGTGGGGCAGcctttaattaaaaaacactAACTTAAACCCAAATGAATTTACTAATTACAGACCTATTGTAAAATTGTCCTTTCTCTCAAAAATATTGTAGAAAACAGTTCTCAGTCAGCTGCAGTCTTTTTAATAAGAATTGCCTTTTTGAAATATTTCAGTCTGGATTTAGGGAACACCACAGTACCGAATCTGCACGTTTAAAGGTTCTCAATGATGTTCTATTAACTGTGGATGCTGGTAATGCTGCAGTTTTGATGATACTTGACTTAAGTGCGGcatttgacaccatagatcacaaaaTTCTTATTGCAGGGCTTGAGCAGTTGGTAGGGATGCGAGATGCAGTTTTAAATTGGTTTTTAAGTCCTACCTAACTAACAGAAGTTCTTCAGTTGCCATGGGTAAAATTACATCATCGTCAGCACCATGTACATGTGGGATTCTTCAAGGATCCATTTTGGGACCTATTCTGTTATATATGCTTCCAATtggcactatttaaaaaaaaaaaacacaaagtattgttccattgctatgcagatgacacaaaTATATATGCCATAATTTGTTAGGGCCTCTTCTagcatgttttaattatttaaaaacttgGTTGGCTGTTAATTTCCTCCATTTAAATGAATGCAAAACTGAGGAAGACGACAACAATGATGAGATGGAAACCTGAAAGAAACAAAGTCATGAAAAGGGTAAGAAACTTCAgccttttttaaaattataatgtaTTTAGTTACAGCAGATGAAATACTAAGATTTGTTTTGTACTTCTGAGCAGACGCGATTCATTGCCTAATGCTCCAAAGATCCCTAGGCAGCACAACACTCTTGCATTAGACCCAGAGAGGCAAAACAGCCCCAAGCTCCATCCAAGTGGCCACAGCAGTCCTGACCTCCACCCAAGTGGCCACAGCAGTCCTGACCTCCACCCAAGTGGCTACAGCAGTCCTGACATCCACCCAAGTGGTCACAGCACTCCTGAGCCAAACCCAGGTCAACACTCCAGCACTAACAAGTTTGTTTCAAGCTGGCACACCAGCAGATCTGTACACTGAGCCATGCCAGCACTGAGATCCATACACCATATCGCACCAGCACTGAGATCTGTACACAAGACATGCCAGCACTGCAATCTGTACATCAAGGCACACTAGTGGCCCTTAttcactgcacgttacagttcgactcACCTTagctctactcgctttacttttctgagcttgcatttccattgcattttagtgccacctcaacgtgggtgggattataggctgatcttcatagttgcgccgcctctactgccgtgacatcatcttaaacgcgacacaaactgaccaaaacaataacaccaccgctagctgttagctactagctcattgtgctgcataaagcagttgttgcatggtgattttacacaagtgtaacagttaaccctttaagacctaagggcatttttacaattcattttccgtctggttttatttactaaaaaagcttgtaaaacatcaaccctgttgtgcacagacaattgacacacctcttttttttcaagacaaattggactttcagcatatttgtgttgcattgatgtcacctgaatgtaaaataagttatgggaccataaagacaaatgaaaaaataaaacggaaattgaatcactcaaatatttattgaaatcacacacaaataaataaaagctaagcaaatttcctctggaaaacagtttgttcatgtctttggagtcctggagcacaggaataaacattgtaacttctacagaaccaaaactatttacatttttccaaaaaagtcCAGGCGTTTTTTGCCTCATTCACTGGTGCCAAGCCTCAAAACAGTTCCTATCAGCAATCACACAGAGGGCCACATCACAGGCTTTGCATTTCCAGGGGGTGGCCTGTTTGACCTGCCTTGTCTGCTTGCAGTTCACACATTGCCTTCTACCATAGGAGGCCTTCTTGCTGGTTTCAGTTTGGTCTGATGTTGGCACAGGTACATGGTCACTTTGTTGCTGGGTGGGGGAACAGCAACTGTAACACCACAGAGTTGGGCTGTCAGCTCCTCCAGAAAAGCCTTGTGGGTCATGGGCTGTTGCTGCTTCTCTGCACAAACTTCCTTGTGAAG
The sequence above is a segment of the Xyrauchen texanus isolate HMW12.3.18 chromosome 2, RBS_HiC_50CHRs, whole genome shotgun sequence genome. Coding sequences within it:
- the LOC127617797 gene encoding histone H2B-like, with protein sequence MPEPAKSAPKKGSKKAVTKTAGKGGKKRRKSRKESYAIYVYKVLKQVHPDTGISSKAMGIMNSFVNDIFERIGGEASRLAHYNKRSTITSREIQTAVRLLLPGELAKHAVSEGTKAVTKYTSSK